DNA from Quadrisphaera setariae:
GGCGGTTCGTCAGCCCCTGCCCGATGAGCGCGAAGACCTCCCGCTCGCGCTCGCTCAGCTCCGTGAGCGGGCCGGTCGGCCCGGTGTGGCGGACGCGGTCCGCCACCAGCGCGCGGGCCCGCGGGTCGAGCGTCGACCCGCCGGCCGCCACGGTGCGCACCGCGGCGACCAGGTCCGCCCCCAGCACCTCCTTGAGGAGGTAGCCGGACGCTCCCGCCACCACCGCGTCGAGCAGGGCCTCGTCGTCGCCGTAGCTGGTGAGCAGGAGCACCCGCAGTGCCGGCAGCCGCGCCCGCAGGTCCCGGCACAGGGTGACGCCGTCGCCGTCGGGCAGCCGCAGGTCCACCACCGCCACGTCAGGTCTCAGGGCGGGCACCCGCGCCAGGGCTCCGGCCGCTGAGCCCGCTCCGCCCACGACCGCGATGCCGGGCGCGCTCGCCAGCACGTCGGCCACTCCCCGGCGGACGACCTCGTGGTCGTCCACCACCACCACGCGCACGAGCGCGCCGACAGCGACCGTGTCCCCCACGGGACGCGACGCTAGGGCCTCGCGCCCGTCACGACCAGGGGCGGAAGTCCTCGACTGCCGATCAGCGGACCGCGGTGGGATGGTGGCCGACGTGGAAGCTCGGCTCCGCAGGATGCTCGACGCCGTGGTCCGCATCAGCGACCTCGAGCTGGACGCCGTGCTCCACGGTCTGCTGGAGGCGGCGACGGACCTCGTCGGCGCGCGCTACGCCGCGCTGGGCGTCATCTCCCCCGACGGGCGCGGCCTGTCGCGGTTCGTCCACACCGGCATGGACCCCGCGGCGGTCGCCGCCGTCGGGCACCTCCCGGAGGGCCGCGGGGTGCTCGGGCGGCTCATCGCCGAACCGCGCCCGCTGCGCATCGAGGACCTCACCCGCGACGCCTCCGCCGTCGGCCTGCCCCCGGGCCACCCGGCCATGCGCAGCTTCCTCGGGGTCCCGGTGGTGGTCCGCGGCGAGGTCTTCGGCAACCTCTACCTCACCGAGAAGCGGGCCGACCGCGACGGCGGGCTCTTCACCGCCGACGACGAGGAGGTGGCGCTGGCCCTCGCGGCGATCGCGGGGACCGCGGTGGCCAACGCCGACCTGCACACCGACGCCCAGCGGCTGGCGGTCCTGGAGGACCGCGACCGCATCGCCCACGACCTCCACGACCACGTGGTGCAGCGCCTCTTCGCGGCCGGCCTGTCCCTGCGAGCGGCCACCTCCCGCCTCGACCAGGCACGGGACGCCGCGCTCACCGCGAGCCTGTCGGGGGTCGTCACGCAGCTCGACGAGGTGGTGCGCGACATCCGCACCACGATCTTCAGCCTCCACGCCGCCGCCGGGACCAGCGGCGGGCTCCGCCGCCGGCTGCTCGACCTCGCCGAGGAGGTGGCCGCGGCGACCTCGATGACGCTGCGCACCAGCGGGGCCGTGGACGTCCTGGTCGACGGCACCCTGGCCACGGACGTGCTCGCCGTGGTGCGCGAGGCCGCGAGCAACGCCGTCCGGCACGGCCGGGCCCCCCACGTCGTGGTCACCGTGGACGCGACGGCCGAGGACCCCGTGGGCGGAGGCGACGCCGTGGTGGTCCAGGTCGACGACGACGGCGACGGCCTGGACCTGCGCGCGGCCCGCAGCGGGCTCGTCGGTCTGCAGGAGAGGGCGGTGCGCCGCGGCGGCGCCCTCGAGGTGCGCCAGCGCACCGGCGGCGGCACGCGCCTGCTGTGGTGGGCCCCCCTCGACGCGCCCGCCGTCTGAGGCCGCACCCCAGCAGCCCCGGCTCCAGACCCCACCACCGCGCGCCCGATACGCCCGTTCCGTCCCGACCACAAGGGCTGACGGCCTCTGTGCCCATGACTGCGGGCGCTCCTAGCGTCAGCGCTCGCCAGCGCTGGTGACCACGGCGCTTCCGGCTCCCGGGGGGGACACAGGCGTGGGGACGACCAGAAGCCATCACGGGCCACCACCTCGCGCCACGTCGTCGTGACGCCTGCGGGCGCTCGACCGCACCCGCACCCTTCCTGACACCACCAGGACCCCTCTCGGCCGCTCCGGAGCGCTCGCCACGAGCCCCGGGCCGGCCACCGCGACGCGCCCGGCGCTCCGGCGCGCCGCGCCGCTGAGGGGGGCCGAGCACCACCCGACCCGACCCGCCGCACCTCCGCGGCGCAGGACCACAGGAGCTCGCCATGACCTCGACCATCCCGCACCAGCTGACCAGCTCCACCGACCGCGCGGCGCAGCTCCTCCCCGAGCTCGCCGTCCCGGCCGCTGCTCCGGCTGCGACGGCACCCGCAGCCACACCGGCGGGGACCCCGCAGGGGTTGACCAGCGCCGCCGTCGTCGGGCTGGGGTACGTCGGCCTCCCCACCGCGCTCGCGCTGCACCGCAGCGGTGTCGCGGTGCGCGGGGTCGACGTGAGCCAGCGCCGCCTCGACGCCGTCCGCTCCGGCCAGGTCGACCTGCTCCCCGCCGAGCTGGCCGCCCTCAGCGCCGCGCTCACCAGCGACGACTTCACCGTGGGTGACGACCCCACGGCCATCGCCGAGGTCGACGCGGTCATCATCTGCGTGCCCACCCCCGTGGACGAGCACCTCAGCCCCGACCTGGCAGCGCTGGCCGCGGCCTGTCGCGCGGTGGTCGACTGGTCCCACCCGGGGCAGCTGCTGGTGCTGACCTCCACCACGTACGTCGGCTCCACCCGCGACCTCCTCGTCGCACCGCTGGCCACCGAGCGCGGGCTCGTGGCCGGGCGCGACGTGCACGTGGCCTTCAGCCCGGAGCGCATCGACCCCGGCGTCGCCGAGCACGAGCAGGGCCGCACGCCGCGCGTCGTCGGCGGGGTCACGGCCGAGTGCACGCGGCGCGCTGTGGACCTCGTCAGCAGGCTCACCAGCTCGGTGCACGCGGTGAGCTCCGCCGAGGCCGCGGAGATGACCAAGCTGTACGAGAACACCTTCCGCGCGGTGGTGCTGGCGCTGGCCAACGAGGTGGCGGGCATCTGCAGGACCCTCGACCTCGACGCCGTGGAGGTCACCGACGCCGCGGCCACCAAGCCCTACGGCTTCCTGGCCACGTACCCGGGGCCGGGGGTCGGCGGGCACTGCATCCCCTGCGACCCGCACTACCTGCTGTGGCAGATGCGGAGCCACCGCACGCCCACCCCGCTCATCGAGCAGGCGATGACGTCGATCGCGCACCGCCCGCACGAGGTGGTGGCCCGCGCCGTGGAGGTGCTCTCCGACCTGGGGCGCGGCCTGGCCGGGGCACGGGTGCTCGTCGTCGGCGTGAGCTACAAGCCGGGCGTGCGCGACGTGCGCGAGACGCCCGCGCTGGAGATCGTGCGCGGCCTGGAGCAGCGCGGGGCGGTGGTGGCCTACCACGACCCGCTGGTCCCCGAGCTGCGCCTGCCCGACGGCAGGGTGCTCGCGTCAGCGGTCGACGCGCCGCAGGAGCCGTGGGACCTCGTGCTGCTGCACACCGTCCACCCGGGCGCGGACCTCACGTGGGTCTCGCAGCACCCCGTGGTGCTGGACGCCACCTACCGCTTCGCCGCCGCGCCGCAGCGGCACGTCGTCTGAGCCCCGGCCCCCCCACCCCCAGCCAGCAGCCAAGGAGAACGACCGTGCGCACCCTCGTCACCGGCGGAGCCGGCTTCATCGGGTCCCACCTCGTGGAGCGGCTGTGCCGCGACGGCCACGAGGTGGTGGTCCTGGACGACCTGAGCACCGGCAGCCTCGAGAACCTCGAGCACGTCGACCGCGGCCACCTGCGCGTCATCGTGGGCAGCATCACCGACACCGCCCTCGTCGACGAGCTGGTGGGCGAGGCCCACGAGGTCTACCACCTGGCCGCCGCCGTCGGCGTCCTCACCATCCAGCAGAAGACCCTCGAGAGCCTGCGGACCAACCTGCACGGCACCGAGGCGGTGGTCGACGCCGCCTCGCGGCACGGCACGCGCCTCCTGCTGGCCTCCACCAGCGAGGTGTACGGCAAGAACACCACCGAGGGGCTGCGCGAGTTCGACGACCGGGTGATGGGGTCGCCGCAGAAGAGCCGCTGGTCCTACGCCGAGGCCAAGGCCCTCGACGAGACGCTCGTGGCGCTGCACGTGCAGCACCGGGACCTGCGGGCGGTGACGGTGCGCCTGTTCAACACCGTGGGACCGCGCCAGACCGGCCGCTACGGCATGGTGGTGCCGCGCTTCGTGGCCCAGGCGCTCGCGGGCGCCGACCTCACCGTGCACGGCACGGGCACCCAGACGCGGTGCTTCTGCCACGTCGAGGACGTCGTGCCCGCGCTCGTGCGGCTCATGGCGACCCCGGAGGCCCTCGGGCACGTCTTCAACATCGGCAACCCCGAGCAGGTGTCCGTCAACGAGCTCGCCCGGCGCGTCGTCGAGCGCACCGGGTCGAGCAGCGGGGTGGTCCACCTCGACTACGAGTCGGTGTACGGGCCGGGCTACGAGGACATGGAGCGCCGCGTGCCCAACTGCGACCGGGTGGCCGGCCTCATCGGGTGGCGGCCCTGGCGCCGGCTCGACGACATCGTCGACGACGTCGCCGACCACCTGCGTCAGCAGCAGCGGGCCGGTGCCGCGCCCGCGCTGGCGTGAGCCCGTCCACCGCCGGCGGCGCGCGGACCAGCGGGCGCACCGGCGGCCGGGCCGAGCCGCAGCTCGACGCGCGGGCCGACGGACAGCGGTGAGCGGCGTGTCGACGGCGGCGGGCGTCGTGGTGCTCGCACTGGTGCTCCTGGTGCTCGCCGCTCACCCGCTGCTGCCCGACCGCGGTGACCGGGCGGAGGACGACGACGGCGCGGTGGCCGCCGGCCGACCCTCCACCGTGGTGGGGGCGTCGCTGCCGGTGTGGGGGGCTGCCTCGGGGAGCGCGACGGTCGCGGCGCACGCCGAGGCGTTCACCACCGCCTCCCCGCAGCTGTACGAGATGACCGAGGACGGTGGCGTCGCGCTGCGCAGCGGGCTGGACCCCGTCGCCGCGCGCACCGAGGTGCGGCGCCTGCGCACCGCGGGCGTCGCCGTGGTGCCCACCGTCACCAACACCCGCGACGGCTCCTGGGACACCGCGCTCGCACAGCGGGTGCTGCACGACCCCTTCCTGCGCGACCAGCACGTGGTGGCGCTGGTCGACATGGTGCTGCGCGAGGACGTCGCAGGGGTCGACGTCGACTACGAGGAGCTGACCGCCGCCGACCGGACGGCGTTCTCGGCGTTCCTCGCGCGGCTCGGCCCGGCGCTGCGGGCCCACGGCCGGCTGCTCGCCGTGGACGTCTTCGCCAAGGACGGCGACGCCGGGTACGACCAGCGCAACCTCGCCCAGGACTACGCCGCCATCGGCGCAGCCGCCGACCAGGTGCGGGTCATGGCGTACGACTGGCACTGGGAGACCTCCGCGGCCGGGCCCGTGGCCCCGCTGGACTGGGTGCGGCGCGTCGTGGAGTACGCCGTCACCCAGGTGCCGCGCGAGCGCCTCGTGCTGGGGGTGCCGACGTACGGCTACGACTGGGCGGGCCAGGCCCCAGGGCAGCACCACGGCCAGCAGCAGGCAGGGAAGCAGGGGCAGCAGGGGCAGGAGGTCCGGCGGGCGGCGCTGGCCAGCTGGGCGCAGGCCCACGTGCGCGCGGTGGACCGGGGCGTCCCCGTGCGGTGGGACGCGCAGGCGCAGAGCCCGTGGCTGGCGTACACCGACGCCGCCGGCGAGCCCCACGAGCTGTGGTTCGAGGACGGTCGCAGCACCGCCGCCAAGCTGGAGCTGGCCCGCGAGCAGCGCCTCGGCGGCGTGTTCCTGTGGCTGGTGGGAGACGTCGACCCGAGCACCTGGCCGCTGCTCGCGGCGCACCGGCGCGGCGACGCACCGGTCTGCGCTCCCCCCAGCGCCGACGACGGCGCCGACGACGGCGCCGGCGACCGGTCGCAGCGCCGCGCCCAGGCGCGCGCCCAGCGCGGGGGTGCGGCGTGAGCCCCGCCGACCTGGTGCCGGACACCGCCGTCGTCGTCCTCGTCCTGCTGGTGCTGGGTGTCAACGCCAGCCTGTGGGGCGCTCTGGGGGTGCTGCGCTGGTGCGACGAGCGCCTCCAGCGGCCGCGCCCAGCCTCTGCCGGACCCGACGGGCCCGACCTGGCCGACGGGCCCGACCTCCCCCTCCAGCGCGTCCGGGTCGGGCAGGTGGCCGTGCTCATGGCCGCGCACGACGAGGAGCTCGTCATCGAGCACTCGCTGCGGGCGCTGGAAGCGCTCCTGCCCGCCGGTGACGTGCACGTGGTCTCGGACTGGTCCACCGACCGCACCGCAGAGCTCGCCCGCGCCCGCGGCGCGAACGTGCTCGAGACGACCACCAACGTGGGCAAGGCGGAGGCGCTGGCCCTGGGGATCCGGGAGTTCGAGCTGGCCTCCCGCTACGAGGCGGTGCTCGTCCTCGACGCCGACACCCAGCTCGACCCCCGCTACCTCGAGGAGGCGCTGCCCCTGCTCGACGACCCGCGCGTCGCCGCTGTCGCCGGGTGCGCCCAGACCCGCTGGCACCCCGCGGAGCTCGGGTGGTGGGGGGCGGCTCTCGTCGCGCACCGGCAGCGGATCTACGTGCTGACCCAGCGGCTGCTCAAGTACGGGCAGACCTGGCGGGGGCTGTCAGCCACGCACATCGTGCCCGGCTTCGCGAGCATCTACCGCTCGCGCGCGCTGGAGCGCATCGACGTCTCGGCTCGGGGGCTGGTCATCGAGGACTTCAACATGACCTTCGCCCTGCACACCCAGCGGCTGGGGCGGATCGCCTTCACGCCCGCGGCCCGCGCGTACACGCAGGACCCGAGCACCTTCCGCGACTACGTCCGCCAGACCCAGCGCTGGTCGCTCGGGCTGTGGCAGACGGTGCGCCGGCACCGACCGCGCAGCGGGGTGTTCGCCGCGGCGCTGTGGCTGGTGCTCGCCGAGCTGGTCACCAGCAGCCTGCTGTTCGTCCTCCTGCCGGTGGGGCTGGTCGTGCTGGGAGGCACCGGGCTGCTCGCCCTCCTGGGCTGGCCCCCCGCGGTGCAGCTCACGGCGGCCGTCGACGTGCCGCTGGCCCTGAGCTGGGTGGTGGTGGGCGTGCTGCTGCCCGACTACGTGCTCTCGTGCGCCGTCGCGCTGGCCGAGCGCCGCCCGCAGTACCTCTGGCTCGGGCCGGCGTTCTGGCTGCTGCGCGTGGTCGACGCCGCCGTCGCGCTGCAGGCGCTGCCCCGGGCGTTCACCACGCGCTCGACCGGCTCCTGGACCAGCCCCACC
Protein-coding regions in this window:
- a CDS encoding response regulator; this translates as MGDTVAVGALVRVVVVDDHEVVRRGVADVLASAPGIAVVGGAGSAAGALARVPALRPDVAVVDLRLPDGDGVTLCRDLRARLPALRVLLLTSYGDDEALLDAVVAGASGYLLKEVLGADLVAAVRTVAAGGSTLDPRARALVADRVRHTGPTGPLTELSEREREVFALIGQGLTNRQIGERLYLAEKTVKNYVSHLLAKLGVERRTQVAVMAAELRAPERSAC
- a CDS encoding GAF domain-containing sensor histidine kinase, translated to MEARLRRMLDAVVRISDLELDAVLHGLLEAATDLVGARYAALGVISPDGRGLSRFVHTGMDPAAVAAVGHLPEGRGVLGRLIAEPRPLRIEDLTRDASAVGLPPGHPAMRSFLGVPVVVRGEVFGNLYLTEKRADRDGGLFTADDEEVALALAAIAGTAVANADLHTDAQRLAVLEDRDRIAHDLHDHVVQRLFAAGLSLRAATSRLDQARDAALTASLSGVVTQLDEVVRDIRTTIFSLHAAAGTSGGLRRRLLDLAEEVAAATSMTLRTSGAVDVLVDGTLATDVLAVVREAASNAVRHGRAPHVVVTVDATAEDPVGGGDAVVVQVDDDGDGLDLRAARSGLVGLQERAVRRGGALEVRQRTGGGTRLLWWAPLDAPAV
- a CDS encoding nucleotide sugar dehydrogenase gives rise to the protein MTSTIPHQLTSSTDRAAQLLPELAVPAAAPAATAPAATPAGTPQGLTSAAVVGLGYVGLPTALALHRSGVAVRGVDVSQRRLDAVRSGQVDLLPAELAALSAALTSDDFTVGDDPTAIAEVDAVIICVPTPVDEHLSPDLAALAAACRAVVDWSHPGQLLVLTSTTYVGSTRDLLVAPLATERGLVAGRDVHVAFSPERIDPGVAEHEQGRTPRVVGGVTAECTRRAVDLVSRLTSSVHAVSSAEAAEMTKLYENTFRAVVLALANEVAGICRTLDLDAVEVTDAAATKPYGFLATYPGPGVGGHCIPCDPHYLLWQMRSHRTPTPLIEQAMTSIAHRPHEVVARAVEVLSDLGRGLAGARVLVVGVSYKPGVRDVRETPALEIVRGLEQRGAVVAYHDPLVPELRLPDGRVLASAVDAPQEPWDLVLLHTVHPGADLTWVSQHPVVLDATYRFAAAPQRHVV
- a CDS encoding NAD-dependent epimerase/dehydratase family protein, with translation MRTLVTGGAGFIGSHLVERLCRDGHEVVVLDDLSTGSLENLEHVDRGHLRVIVGSITDTALVDELVGEAHEVYHLAAAVGVLTIQQKTLESLRTNLHGTEAVVDAASRHGTRLLLASTSEVYGKNTTEGLREFDDRVMGSPQKSRWSYAEAKALDETLVALHVQHRDLRAVTVRLFNTVGPRQTGRYGMVVPRFVAQALAGADLTVHGTGTQTRCFCHVEDVVPALVRLMATPEALGHVFNIGNPEQVSVNELARRVVERTGSSSGVVHLDYESVYGPGYEDMERRVPNCDRVAGLIGWRPWRRLDDIVDDVADHLRQQQRAGAAPALA
- a CDS encoding glycosyl hydrolase family 18 protein; the protein is MSGVSTAAGVVVLALVLLVLAAHPLLPDRGDRAEDDDGAVAAGRPSTVVGASLPVWGAASGSATVAAHAEAFTTASPQLYEMTEDGGVALRSGLDPVAARTEVRRLRTAGVAVVPTVTNTRDGSWDTALAQRVLHDPFLRDQHVVALVDMVLREDVAGVDVDYEELTAADRTAFSAFLARLGPALRAHGRLLAVDVFAKDGDAGYDQRNLAQDYAAIGAAADQVRVMAYDWHWETSAAGPVAPLDWVRRVVEYAVTQVPRERLVLGVPTYGYDWAGQAPGQHHGQQQAGKQGQQGQEVRRAALASWAQAHVRAVDRGVPVRWDAQAQSPWLAYTDAAGEPHELWFEDGRSTAAKLELAREQRLGGVFLWLVGDVDPSTWPLLAAHRRGDAPVCAPPSADDGADDGAGDRSQRRAQARAQRGGAA
- a CDS encoding glycosyltransferase family 2 protein; the encoded protein is MSPADLVPDTAVVVLVLLVLGVNASLWGALGVLRWCDERLQRPRPASAGPDGPDLADGPDLPLQRVRVGQVAVLMAAHDEELVIEHSLRALEALLPAGDVHVVSDWSTDRTAELARARGANVLETTTNVGKAEALALGIREFELASRYEAVLVLDADTQLDPRYLEEALPLLDDPRVAAVAGCAQTRWHPAELGWWGAALVAHRQRIYVLTQRLLKYGQTWRGLSATHIVPGFASIYRSRALERIDVSARGLVIEDFNMTFALHTQRLGRIAFTPAARAYTQDPSTFRDYVRQTQRWSLGLWQTVRRHRPRSGVFAAALWLVLAELVTSSLLFVLLPVGLVVLGGTGLLALLGWPPAVQLTAAVDVPLALSWVVVGVLLPDYVLSCAVALAERRPQYLWLGPAFWLLRVVDAAVALQALPRAFTTRSTGSWTSPTRRAVITLPETELFSVDTSRGVDAAAGADPAAPPARDRSTAEEAR